One Sphingomicrobium marinum genomic window carries:
- the ispH gene encoding 4-hydroxy-3-methylbut-2-enyl diphosphate reductase → MQKPSLHLKIAAPRGFCAGVDRAIRIVELALERYGPPVYVRHEIVHNKFVVDRLRGMGAVFVEELDKVPDGVPVVFSAHGVPKSVPAKAQARGLDYLDATCPLVSKVHRQAERMVGKGMQILFVGHEGHPEVIGTFGQVAEGSMQLVETEEDARTVEVANPDNLGFLTQTTLSVDDTAAIIDILKSRFPNIQGPRGEDICYATSNRQAAVKQIAQSCDKMLVIGAPNSSNSRRLAEVAERMDVPSRLVQRASDIDWDWLGEPSCLGVTAGASAPEVLVREVIDAIAERFEVIEEEAEHEPEAMVFKLPRQLVA, encoded by the coding sequence ATGCAAAAGCCTTCACTTCATCTCAAAATTGCCGCCCCGCGCGGATTTTGCGCAGGCGTCGACCGCGCCATCCGGATCGTCGAACTCGCGCTCGAACGATATGGCCCGCCCGTCTACGTCCGTCACGAAATCGTGCATAACAAGTTCGTGGTCGACCGGCTGCGCGGAATGGGCGCGGTGTTCGTCGAAGAACTGGACAAGGTGCCGGACGGCGTTCCTGTCGTCTTTTCCGCGCACGGCGTACCCAAATCGGTGCCCGCCAAAGCGCAGGCCCGCGGCCTCGACTATCTCGATGCCACCTGCCCCCTCGTCTCCAAGGTCCACCGCCAGGCCGAACGCATGGTCGGAAAAGGCATGCAGATCCTGTTCGTGGGCCATGAAGGCCATCCCGAAGTCATCGGCACCTTCGGCCAAGTCGCGGAAGGCAGCATGCAGCTGGTGGAAACCGAAGAAGACGCGCGCACGGTCGAGGTGGCGAATCCCGATAATCTGGGATTCCTCACCCAAACAACGCTGTCGGTCGACGACACCGCCGCCATCATCGACATTTTGAAATCGCGCTTTCCAAATATTCAGGGCCCGCGCGGCGAGGACATCTGCTACGCCACGTCCAATCGCCAGGCGGCGGTCAAACAGATCGCGCAAAGCTGCGACAAGATGCTGGTGATCGGTGCGCCCAACAGCTCGAATAGCCGGCGTTTGGCCGAGGTCGCCGAACGCATGGACGTGCCGTCGCGTCTCGTGCAGCGCGCCAGCGACATCGACTGGGACTGGCTGGGCGAACCCTCGTGCCTTGGCGTGACGGCCGGTGCCTCGGCCCCCGAAGTCCTCGTGCGCGAAGTCATCGATGCAATCGCCGAGCGCTTCGAGGTTATCGAAGAAGAAGCCGAGCACGAGCCAGAAGCCATGGTGTTCAAACTGCCGAGGCAGCTCGTTGCCTGA
- the rnhA gene encoding ribonuclease HI, which yields MPDDLVEIFTDGSCKGNPGPGGWGAVLRMGQHEKELSGGDVETTNNRMEMTAAIEALNALKRPCKVTLTTDSTYVRDGITKWIHGWKKNGWKNAARKPVKNADLWQALEEAAARHDVTWKWVKGHAGHPENERADELATAQAKNWACE from the coding sequence TTGCCTGACGATCTCGTAGAGATTTTCACCGATGGTAGCTGCAAGGGCAATCCAGGCCCCGGCGGCTGGGGTGCCGTCCTGCGCATGGGGCAGCATGAAAAAGAGCTGTCGGGCGGCGATGTCGAGACCACCAACAATCGCATGGAAATGACGGCGGCGATCGAAGCGCTCAATGCGCTCAAGCGTCCGTGCAAGGTCACGCTGACCACCGACAGCACCTATGTGCGCGATGGGATCACCAAGTGGATTCACGGCTGGAAAAAGAATGGCTGGAAAAACGCGGCCAGGAAGCCCGTCAAGAATGCCGACTTATGGCAGGCGCTCGAAGAGGCGGCGGCGCGGCACGACGTCACGTGGAAGTGGGTCAAGGGCCATGCCGGCCATCCGGAAAACGAGCGCGCCGACGAACTGGCAACTGCGCAGGCCAAGAACTGGGCCTGCGAATAA